The proteins below come from a single Acidobacteriota bacterium genomic window:
- a CDS encoding mannonate dehydratase — MSRLNRRECMQGVFATLAATVIPSAATGAPASAARSSTSPEDNKFKICLVWGIDDLHRVKLSKQIGVTHAIAGTASALSRVPRSRYVDTVAKIKADYEAVGLTIAGIESHPVPAEKIKLGLPGRDEEIDNYIAAVHAIGKAGIPMICYDFMAGIDWYRTRMHIPGRGGCSSVSFSTSEVPQGLTRWGRIDKEKMWDNIAYFLKAVIPEAEKANVKMALHPDDPPVPELRGIARIIISPEAYRRVMRIAPSPVNGVTFEISVYYLMGANLEAVAKEFGQEKKIFYIHSRNLRGTRDNFVETFQDDGAIDFGKVYQALHDSRVHVPLRPDHDPILDGEVNVHPGYGVLGKIFGVGYIKGILDSRNIPYV; from the coding sequence ATGTCCAGACTCAATCGGCGAGAATGCATGCAGGGTGTGTTCGCAACCCTCGCCGCGACTGTTATTCCTTCGGCCGCCACAGGTGCTCCGGCCTCCGCGGCAAGGAGCAGCACAAGCCCGGAAGATAACAAGTTCAAGATCTGCCTGGTGTGGGGCATCGACGACCTGCATCGCGTGAAACTTTCAAAGCAGATCGGCGTCACTCATGCGATTGCAGGAACAGCGTCTGCACTCAGTCGTGTTCCGCGCTCCCGATACGTGGACACAGTTGCGAAAATCAAGGCCGACTATGAAGCGGTTGGTCTCACCATTGCAGGCATTGAGAGCCATCCGGTTCCGGCGGAGAAAATCAAACTCGGGTTACCGGGCCGCGACGAGGAAATTGATAACTATATCGCGGCGGTGCACGCGATCGGCAAGGCCGGTATTCCCATGATTTGCTATGACTTTATGGCAGGCATCGACTGGTATCGCACCCGGATGCATATCCCGGGACGCGGTGGCTGCAGTTCCGTTTCGTTTAGCACGAGTGAAGTTCCACAGGGACTTACAAGGTGGGGCCGGATCGACAAAGAAAAGATGTGGGACAACATCGCCTATTTTCTGAAAGCAGTTATCCCTGAAGCAGAAAAGGCAAATGTGAAGATGGCCCTGCACCCTGACGATCCGCCAGTGCCCGAACTGCGCGGCATTGCCCGCATCATCATCAGCCCTGAGGCCTATCGACGCGTGATGAGAATTGCGCCAAGCCCCGTAAACGGCGTGACGTTTGAAATTTCTGTCTACTATTTGATGGGTGCAAACCTCGAGGCCGTGGCGAAAGAGTTCGGCCAAGAGAAGAAGATCTTCTACATTCACTCGCGCAATCTGCGCGGCACTCGGGACAATTTTGTGGAGACCTTTCAGGACGACGGCGCTATCGATTTCGGTAAGGTTTACCAGGCGCTCCATGACAGCCGTGTGCACGTCCCACTACGTCCGGACCACGACCCGATTCTCGATGGGGAGGTCAATGTCCATCCCGGTTACGGCGTTTTGGGCAAGATTTTTGGTGTGGGCTATATCAAAGGAATTCTGGATAGCCGCAACATTCCTTACGTTTAG
- a CDS encoding amidohydrolase/deacetylase family metallohydrolase, with amino-acid sequence MTSRRGLQIAFLIGILIGLVAYAAGQQKPRYDLLLKGGHVIDPANHIDGVMDVAVVGSRIAAVEPDISAADAGKVVDVHGLYVTPGLIDIHVHIGYGGVPNDWYSVSARSQTPPFGFPPDLMLASGVTTAVDAGSSGAATFLREKQMVMEHSRVRVLAFLNIVEDGMNGGLEQTVDQMDPKVCAETVEKNRDVIVGVKTAHYWTGLPWDPEHQPWTAVDRAEECGQMANVPVMVDFWPRAPLRSYAELILKKMRPGDIHTHVFAQQFPIILSNGKLNPIMEEARKRGVIFDVGHGGGSFWFRNAVPAVEKGFLPDSISTDLHTESMTWKAVSMVNVMSKFLAMGVPLATVVRESTVDPAKEIHRPELGTLSVGSDADVAVLKELHGDYSYADDGYARLDGNVKLIALMTVRAGRIVFDPSGLSMVEWRKARKQYFTPPGKGGLHPSTADDFPR; translated from the coding sequence ATGACGAGCCGACGAGGTCTGCAAATAGCATTCTTGATTGGAATCCTGATTGGCTTGGTCGCGTACGCGGCCGGGCAGCAGAAGCCCCGGTATGATCTGCTGCTGAAAGGCGGACATGTGATTGATCCCGCCAACCACATTGACGGTGTGATGGACGTGGCAGTCGTGGGCAGCAGGATTGCCGCCGTTGAGCCGGACATATCCGCTGCCGATGCGGGGAAGGTTGTCGATGTCCACGGTCTTTATGTGACGCCGGGGCTGATTGACATTCATGTACACATCGGCTATGGCGGCGTTCCGAACGACTGGTACTCAGTAAGCGCGCGCTCGCAGACGCCACCGTTTGGATTTCCGCCCGACCTGATGCTGGCTTCAGGTGTGACCACTGCAGTGGACGCGGGAAGCTCCGGCGCAGCTACATTCTTGCGGGAAAAACAGATGGTAATGGAACATTCCCGCGTCCGCGTGCTGGCCTTTTTGAACATCGTCGAGGACGGAATGAATGGCGGGCTGGAGCAAACCGTGGACCAGATGGACCCGAAGGTCTGCGCGGAGACCGTCGAAAAAAACCGCGACGTGATTGTCGGAGTGAAGACGGCGCATTACTGGACGGGCTTGCCATGGGACCCGGAGCACCAACCTTGGACGGCCGTGGATCGCGCGGAAGAGTGCGGGCAGATGGCAAATGTGCCGGTGATGGTTGACTTCTGGCCGCGCGCACCGTTGCGGTCGTATGCCGAACTGATCCTCAAGAAGATGCGCCCAGGCGACATCCACACGCACGTCTTCGCGCAGCAATTCCCGATCATTCTGTCGAACGGCAAGCTGAATCCCATCATGGAAGAGGCCCGCAAGCGCGGAGTGATTTTTGATGTGGGACACGGCGGCGGCAGCTTCTGGTTCCGAAACGCCGTCCCCGCCGTCGAGAAGGGATTTTTGCCGGACTCGATCTCGACGGATCTGCACACGGAAAGCATGACCTGGAAGGCCGTCAGCATGGTGAACGTGATGTCGAAGTTTCTGGCCATGGGCGTTCCGCTCGCGACGGTGGTCCGCGAATCGACGGTGGACCCGGCGAAGGAAATCCACCGGCCGGAGCTGGGCACGCTCTCGGTGGGGAGCGATGCGGACGTTGCCGTGCTCAAGGAACTGCATGGAGATTACAGCTATGCCGACGATGGCTATGCACGGCTGGACGGGAATGTAAAACTGATTGCCCTCATGACGGTGCGGGCCGGACGGATAGTATTTGATCCTTCAGGACTCAGCATGGTGGAATGGAGGAAGGCGCGGAAACAGTATTTCACCCCGCCCGGTAAAGGCGGGCTGCATCCTTCCACGGCGGATGACTTTCCCCGGTAG
- a CDS encoding DUF362 domain-containing protein: protein MKRRTFLKSAWLGYASSFVTRLKAQGLKQFSQPKAPPIQTHGLPKFKPSPLGMPGLFPGRVVEVVDPQSITNNHVAQPVVQSMLERGMRELTGKGSVEDAWRLFIQPADVVGIKINPSGAPACYSSPEIVREIIRAVEMVGVPAHNIVVYDRYSFEVQLGSYRAFLPLGVRLVGIENGMFDLSGYDMNVYCQADFFGEWETRSYLAQVVSQEVTKIINVPTLKDHSAAGVTGCLKNLGYGSFNNVARSHHQPITFTDPLIGVMCSVEPLRSKAVLHIMDGMREVWHGGPLTQVQSFIAQTGMLILGTDPVAIDRIELDLIHKKRQAEGALSLWDRNPKNITFDSNEFYHNSQKNLFYRQPGHIAAAGELGLGISDLQKIDRHRIRVGT from the coding sequence ATGAAAAGGAGAACGTTTCTTAAGAGTGCGTGGCTGGGATACGCGAGTTCGTTTGTCACCCGACTGAAGGCGCAGGGGTTGAAGCAGTTTTCGCAGCCAAAAGCACCACCGATCCAAACCCACGGGCTGCCTAAGTTCAAACCCTCACCGCTCGGGATGCCGGGCCTGTTTCCGGGGCGGGTGGTTGAGGTTGTTGATCCTCAATCAATTACAAACAACCACGTTGCACAGCCTGTTGTGCAAAGCATGCTGGAACGCGGCATGCGCGAACTCACTGGAAAAGGGTCCGTTGAAGATGCCTGGCGTCTCTTCATCCAGCCTGCGGACGTGGTGGGCATCAAGATCAACCCTTCAGGTGCCCCCGCATGCTATTCGTCTCCTGAAATTGTCCGGGAGATCATCCGCGCGGTAGAGATGGTTGGAGTTCCCGCGCACAACATCGTTGTTTATGACCGTTATTCCTTTGAGGTCCAGCTTGGCAGTTACCGGGCTTTTCTGCCGCTTGGAGTTCGGCTTGTCGGGATTGAGAACGGGATGTTTGATCTTTCAGGTTACGACATGAACGTCTATTGCCAGGCGGATTTCTTCGGTGAATGGGAAACACGCTCCTATCTTGCCCAGGTGGTTTCGCAGGAGGTCACCAAGATTATTAACGTGCCAACTCTGAAGGACCACTCAGCTGCGGGAGTTACGGGATGTCTCAAGAACCTGGGGTACGGATCATTCAACAACGTCGCGCGTTCCCATCATCAACCCATCACCTTCACCGATCCCCTGATTGGGGTCATGTGTTCCGTTGAGCCGTTGCGGTCGAAGGCCGTCCTTCACATCATGGACGGCATGCGCGAAGTCTGGCATGGAGGACCGCTGACCCAGGTCCAGAGCTTCATTGCACAAACCGGCATGCTCATTCTGGGGACCGACCCCGTGGCAATTGACAGGATTGAGCTGGACCTGATTCATAAGAAACGGCAGGCGGAAGGCGCTCTTTCGCTTTGGGACCGTAACCCGAAAAACATTACTTTCGACTCCAATGAGTTTTACCACAATTCGCAAAAGAACCTTTTCTACCGGCAGCCGGGGCACATTGCTGCCGCGGGGGAGCTGGGGCTCGGCATTTCCGACCTTCAGAAAATTGACCGCCACAGAATCCGCGTGGGAACCTAG
- a CDS encoding FAD:protein FMN transferase has product MRWNEPVTVSAFLLAIVLGQAYPSARQDQLVYRKKYAMGTVFEVAAYGPSPARTSRAIEQAFREVLRLDRVMSDYIPESDLSRINRTAHYRAEQVPADLYRVIQQSLIYSRLSSGEFDITVGPLARIWKAEIRDGTVPSKEQEEKVRRCVGWQKVSLLPPDRVEFRSPCLAIDLGAIGKGYAVDQAVAVLRSFGIERALISAGGSTIYAMGSPPGRPAWVVRLRDPSGKLNPEVSLNGNSVSTSEQTRDPEHRSTPYGHIIDPAKGVPLKTPYSVSVVVGSATASDALSTTLLLMGPERGKSLVKKLPKVAAIWISGKGKFELCSSGPQISINSSSGPKC; this is encoded by the coding sequence ATGCGCTGGAATGAGCCAGTCACGGTGAGTGCGTTCCTGCTGGCAATAGTTCTTGGCCAGGCTTATCCTTCGGCCCGGCAGGACCAGCTTGTTTACAGGAAGAAGTACGCGATGGGAACGGTTTTTGAAGTCGCGGCTTACGGTCCCTCGCCCGCCCGGACGTCTCGTGCTATTGAACAGGCTTTCCGCGAGGTGCTCCGGCTCGACCGCGTGATGAGCGATTACATCCCCGAAAGTGATCTCAGCCGCATCAACCGCACAGCGCATTATCGCGCTGAACAAGTTCCGGCGGACCTTTATCGCGTCATTCAGCAGTCTCTTATCTATTCACGATTATCCTCAGGAGAGTTTGACATTACCGTCGGCCCGCTTGCCCGAATCTGGAAAGCGGAGATCCGGGATGGAACAGTTCCATCCAAAGAACAGGAAGAAAAGGTGCGTCGGTGCGTGGGATGGCAGAAGGTGTCCCTGCTGCCGCCCGACCGCGTGGAATTCCGTTCACCCTGCCTGGCGATTGACCTCGGGGCCATCGGCAAGGGTTACGCCGTGGACCAGGCCGTCGCCGTACTTCGCTCCTTCGGGATCGAACGCGCGTTGATCAGCGCCGGGGGAAGCACCATTTATGCCATGGGTTCTCCCCCCGGCCGGCCCGCCTGGGTTGTTCGCTTGCGCGACCCTTCGGGGAAATTGAATCCGGAAGTCAGCCTCAATGGAAACAGCGTATCGACGTCAGAACAGACGCGCGATCCGGAACACCGGAGCACCCCCTATGGGCATATCATTGACCCCGCGAAGGGTGTCCCCTTGAAGACGCCGTACAGCGTCAGCGTGGTTGTCGGCTCGGCCACGGCGTCCGATGCACTATCCACCACCCTGTTGCTGATGGGGCCGGAACGGGGGAAATCGCTCGTGAAGAAGCTGCCGAAAGTGGCAGCAATCTGGATCTCTGGCAAGGGGAAGTTTGAACTGTGTTCCAGCGGTCCGCAGATATCAATCAACAGTTCCAGCGGTCCAAAATGTTAA
- a CDS encoding HAMP domain-containing protein has product MRRHILNFRFRTRLVLVMFLITACTSTILMIAYVQHNRRIKAYVAGQTSDLLEIIEMTRPRIPTNVDRRQALSQYLSDLKGAGLSSINVLTPSGEVVASTNPHQIGKRIKLRKRQSKATEGPIQITAQLRDIDTDTQAGQQHYDIRFPIIQGEKVIGYVQVGGEMDEVGAMLNHVYFLWLAWILVTMLAGMFAIVYLAFRFTRPIEHLVEGANQVAQGNLYVSIPEGGSDEMGLLARTFNQMAQRLRDARELQKRLNEAEKSSLLGHFASTVAHEVRNSLNFLNLSIDQIWAKRWLTDETPGRELRASLANMKDEITRLNRLVNDFLAVGRQTPPQIAPCDLKAIVEQAVGLVEKQASAQDIRIANGLPPDLPELQADAAQLKTCFLNILTNSVQAMPDGGTIFIEAKLMPAGDGGPRLQLRFQDTGPGIPEDDREKIFTPYFSTKATGFGLGLAITRKIVEDHGGRVFVARQKAPGAEVVLELPVSGPAVPRTPPLVSTTVA; this is encoded by the coding sequence ATGAGAAGGCATATCCTGAATTTTCGGTTTCGCACTCGCCTGGTGCTGGTGATGTTTCTCATCACTGCCTGTACAAGTACCATCCTCATGATTGCCTACGTCCAGCACAACCGCCGCATCAAGGCCTACGTGGCGGGCCAGACATCCGATCTGCTTGAAATCATCGAGATGACCCGGCCCAGGATACCGACCAATGTGGATCGGCGGCAGGCGTTGAGCCAGTACTTGAGTGATTTGAAAGGGGCAGGCCTTTCCTCGATTAATGTCCTGACGCCCAGCGGCGAGGTGGTTGCGAGCACGAATCCTCACCAGATTGGAAAGAGGATCAAGCTGCGAAAGCGGCAGAGCAAGGCCACAGAGGGCCCCATCCAGATTACAGCGCAATTGCGCGATATTGACACAGATACGCAGGCCGGGCAGCAGCACTACGACATTCGATTTCCCATCATTCAGGGCGAAAAGGTCATCGGCTATGTACAAGTGGGCGGAGAAATGGATGAGGTTGGGGCGATGCTCAATCATGTTTACTTCCTGTGGCTGGCCTGGATTCTGGTTACAATGCTGGCCGGGATGTTTGCCATCGTTTATCTCGCGTTCCGGTTTACCAGGCCGATTGAGCACTTGGTGGAAGGCGCCAACCAGGTGGCGCAGGGTAATCTCTATGTATCGATTCCTGAGGGAGGCTCGGATGAAATGGGCCTTCTGGCCCGCACATTCAACCAGATGGCCCAACGCCTTCGCGACGCCCGAGAATTGCAGAAGCGATTGAATGAGGCGGAGAAATCCTCGCTGCTCGGCCATTTTGCGTCGACTGTCGCACACGAGGTAAGAAACTCGCTGAATTTCCTGAATCTGAGTATCGACCAGATCTGGGCCAAGCGCTGGCTGACCGACGAGACGCCGGGGCGCGAGTTGCGCGCCAGCCTTGCTAATATGAAAGATGAGATCACGCGTCTGAACCGGTTGGTGAATGACTTTCTCGCAGTGGGAAGACAGACGCCTCCTCAGATAGCACCCTGCGACCTGAAGGCAATTGTTGAACAGGCGGTCGGCCTGGTGGAAAAACAAGCCAGCGCGCAGGATATCAGAATTGCTAATGGCCTGCCTCCTGATTTGCCTGAGCTTCAGGCGGACGCTGCGCAACTGAAGACCTGCTTCCTGAACATTCTCACTAATTCCGTGCAGGCCATGCCAGACGGCGGGACGATCTTTATCGAGGCTAAATTGATGCCCGCCGGCGACGGCGGTCCCAGGTTACAGTTGCGATTCCAAGACACGGGGCCGGGCATCCCTGAAGACGACCGGGAGAAGATTTTCACTCCTTACTTTTCCACCAAGGCTACCGGCTTCGGCCTGGGCCTTGCGATTACCCGGAAGATCGTTGAAGACCACGGTGGCCGGGTTTTTGTCGCGCGCCAGAAAGCTCCGGGTGCCGAGGTGGTGTTGGAATTACCGGTCTCAGGGCCGGCCGTCCCCCGCACGCCACCTCTTGTGAGTACTACGGTTGCGTAA
- a CDS encoding sigma-54-dependent Fis family transcriptional regulator, with protein sequence MPEGSILVVDDEQRQREVYRDIFLDEGYETVTAPSGEAALRLLAQKRFDLVLTDLNLAGMTGIELLTQILQTDPTVAIVLITGYPSIESAIDATKRGVYQYLEKPVDRSKLLEVVGDALGHLASLKQTIIGHSPAIREMVRMVMKVAPTAHTVLILGESGTGKELVAREIHKHSPRNQKPFLAVNCASLTETLLESELFGHEKGAFTDAYQQKKGLFERADHSTLFLDEIGDTSLAMQAKILRALQEREILRVGGTESIKVDVRIIAATNRNLDQLMQEGKFREDLYYRLKVIPIICPPLREHRDDIEELALHFMGKAGLASGRGVHSISEEALGALKAYRWPGNVRQLEWAIERAVVLGESDRVDLQDLPPEILQTAEEISSSEPAISAPQAGAARFTPVIPETTWEEHEKAKITEALQRTNGNITRAAQLLGMTFRTLQYRLEKFGIRKQ encoded by the coding sequence ATGCCCGAGGGCTCCATTCTGGTTGTTGACGATGAACAAAGACAGCGCGAAGTCTACCGCGATATCTTTCTTGATGAAGGCTATGAGACCGTTACGGCCCCAAGTGGCGAAGCTGCCCTCCGGCTTCTCGCGCAAAAAAGGTTCGACCTGGTACTGACAGACCTGAACCTTGCGGGCATGACGGGGATTGAACTGCTCACCCAGATCCTGCAGACAGACCCCACCGTCGCCATCGTTCTGATTACCGGATATCCATCCATTGAGTCGGCCATCGATGCCACGAAGCGCGGGGTCTACCAGTACCTGGAAAAGCCGGTGGATCGGTCGAAGTTGCTGGAGGTAGTCGGCGACGCCCTTGGACATCTGGCTTCGTTGAAACAAACCATTATCGGACATTCTCCTGCCATTAGAGAAATGGTACGGATGGTGATGAAAGTTGCTCCTACCGCGCACACCGTGCTGATTCTTGGCGAGAGCGGCACAGGAAAGGAGCTGGTAGCTCGCGAAATCCACAAGCACAGCCCGCGGAACCAGAAACCCTTCCTGGCGGTCAATTGCGCCTCGCTAACGGAGACCTTGCTGGAGAGTGAACTGTTCGGCCACGAGAAGGGCGCTTTTACAGACGCATATCAACAGAAGAAAGGGCTGTTCGAACGGGCCGACCACTCCACTCTCTTCCTCGACGAAATTGGGGACACAAGTCTGGCCATGCAGGCCAAAATATTGCGGGCGCTTCAGGAGAGGGAAATCCTCCGGGTGGGAGGGACGGAATCCATCAAGGTGGATGTCCGCATTATTGCAGCCACCAATCGCAATCTCGACCAGTTGATGCAGGAAGGCAAATTCCGCGAGGACCTTTATTACAGGCTGAAGGTGATTCCGATCATCTGCCCACCTTTGCGGGAACACCGGGACGACATCGAAGAGCTGGCACTCCATTTTATGGGCAAAGCGGGACTGGCCTCGGGACGCGGGGTACACAGCATCTCAGAGGAAGCGCTGGGTGCTTTGAAGGCATACCGCTGGCCCGGAAACGTCCGACAATTGGAATGGGCGATCGAGCGGGCAGTCGTGCTGGGAGAATCCGACCGCGTCGATCTTCAGGACCTTCCGCCGGAAATTTTGCAGACTGCTGAAGAAATAAGTTCTTCTGAGCCGGCGATCTCTGCACCGCAAGCCGGTGCGGCCCGCTTCACACCGGTTATACCCGAAACGACCTGGGAGGAGCACGAGAAAGCCAAAATTACCGAAGCTTTGCAACGTACCAACGGGAACATCACGCGCGCCGCCCAGCTGCTGGGCATGACCTTCCGAACCCTTCAGTACCGGCTGGAAAAGTTCGGCATCAGGAAGCAGTAG
- a CDS encoding response regulator transcription factor: MRILVAEDDRPVANFLKKGLEAEHYAVDVVSDGQEALYMAEEYDYDLLLLDLVLPKMDGLQVLGQIRSRKKNLPVLVLTGRARVEDRVRGLDLGADDYMVKPFAFRELAARVRALLRRGDVPAVFRFQVEDLEMNLVERTVCRGERKIELTPKEFALLEYLMRNQGRAVSRPMIIEHVWNFSFDTMTNVVDVYINYLRKKVDGEETLKLIHTVRGVGYRIGKPQ; encoded by the coding sequence GTGAGAATATTAGTTGCCGAAGACGATCGTCCAGTTGCGAATTTCTTGAAAAAGGGCCTCGAGGCTGAGCACTATGCTGTGGATGTGGTTTCCGACGGACAGGAAGCCCTGTACATGGCAGAAGAGTATGACTATGACCTCTTGCTCCTTGATCTCGTCCTCCCCAAGATGGACGGTCTCCAGGTGCTCGGGCAGATCAGAAGCCGCAAAAAGAATCTACCCGTACTCGTGCTGACGGGGCGCGCGCGCGTGGAGGACCGTGTGAGAGGCCTGGACCTCGGGGCGGACGATTACATGGTGAAGCCCTTTGCCTTTCGCGAACTTGCGGCGAGGGTCAGGGCACTGCTCAGGCGCGGCGATGTCCCGGCGGTTTTCAGGTTTCAGGTTGAAGATCTGGAGATGAATCTTGTGGAGCGGACCGTGTGTCGGGGCGAGAGAAAGATCGAACTGACTCCCAAGGAATTCGCCTTGCTTGAATACCTGATGAGAAATCAAGGCCGGGCGGTTTCACGCCCGATGATCATTGAACACGTGTGGAACTTTTCTTTTGACACCATGACCAACGTCGTGGACGTTTATATCAATTATTTGAGGAAAAAGGTGGATGGGGAGGAGACCTTGAAGTTGATCCACACGGTACGCGGCGTAGGATACCGAATCGGAAAACCCCA